Proteins encoded within one genomic window of Amorphoplanes friuliensis DSM 7358:
- a CDS encoding phosphatidylinositol mannoside acyltransferase — MLPLPAARAIFNAGADRSFKGNGPSVQRLRRNLRTVVGPDLPEAGLDALVKAGLRSYARYWMEAFRLPSQSREDFLTDFHLFDADEFNAVLKEGNGAILALPHVGNWDAAAAWVTAQGWPLVTVAERLKPESVFERFVAYREKLGMEVLPLTGGQRPPLDVLAERATQGYAVALLADRDLSSRGIEVQFFGGRTRMPGGPAMLALRTGAPLYAADLWFEPSRTVGRIRRIELPEKSEGALDVRVKLTTQRLADAFALGIAEHPQDWHMLQKLWLDQSTRV; from the coding sequence ATGCTGCCGCTGCCGGCCGCCCGTGCGATCTTCAACGCCGGCGCCGACCGGTCGTTCAAGGGCAACGGTCCGAGTGTCCAGCGCCTGCGCCGCAACCTCCGCACGGTCGTGGGGCCGGACCTGCCCGAGGCCGGGCTCGACGCCCTGGTCAAAGCGGGTCTCCGGTCCTACGCCCGCTACTGGATGGAGGCCTTCCGGCTGCCGTCGCAGAGCCGCGAGGACTTCCTCACCGACTTTCACCTGTTCGACGCCGACGAGTTCAACGCCGTGCTCAAGGAGGGCAATGGCGCGATCCTGGCGCTGCCGCACGTCGGCAACTGGGACGCCGCGGCCGCCTGGGTGACCGCGCAGGGCTGGCCGCTGGTCACGGTGGCCGAGCGCCTCAAACCCGAGTCGGTCTTCGAGCGCTTCGTGGCCTACCGGGAGAAGCTCGGCATGGAGGTGCTCCCGCTGACCGGCGGTCAGCGCCCGCCGCTGGACGTCCTCGCCGAAAGAGCCACCCAGGGGTACGCCGTAGCGCTGCTGGCCGACCGTGACCTGTCCTCCCGCGGCATCGAGGTGCAGTTCTTCGGCGGCCGCACCCGGATGCCGGGCGGCCCGGCGATGCTGGCGCTGCGCACCGGTGCCCCGCTCTACGCCGCCGACCTGTGGTTCGAGCCCAGCCGCACGGTCGGCCGGATCCGCCGCATCGAGCTGCCGGAGAAGTCCGAGGGTGCACTGGACGTGCGGGTCAAGCTGACGACCCAGCGGCTGGCCGACGCGTTTGCCCTCGGCATCGCCGAGCACCCCCAGGACTGGCACATGCTGCAGAAACTGTGGCTCGACCAGAGCACCCGGGTCTGA
- the pgsA gene encoding phosphatidylinositol phosphate synthase: MAKIVSVPARALVSYVLHPAARFLLRIGVTPNMVTVAGTVGVVIGALGFGARGELFWGTVVVTAFALTDALDGTMARMRGPSGKFGALLDSSMDRIADAAVFGAVVYYLAGLGNPYGGVVAALLSLALGQVVSYVKARAQSLGLDADVGIAERLERLLIVGVGGLLGAAGLEWGLPAALWVLAALSLVTVLQRLIHAAKSDVVPVADGPA, encoded by the coding sequence ATGGCAAAGATCGTCAGCGTGCCCGCGCGCGCACTCGTGTCGTACGTCCTCCACCCCGCCGCCCGATTCCTGCTCCGCATCGGCGTCACCCCGAACATGGTCACCGTCGCCGGCACCGTGGGCGTCGTGATCGGTGCGCTCGGTTTCGGTGCCCGGGGTGAACTCTTCTGGGGCACGGTGGTCGTCACCGCGTTTGCGCTCACCGACGCCCTCGACGGGACGATGGCCCGCATGCGGGGCCCGTCCGGCAAGTTCGGCGCCCTCCTCGACTCGTCGATGGACCGGATCGCCGACGCCGCGGTGTTCGGCGCCGTCGTCTACTACCTGGCCGGCCTGGGCAACCCGTACGGCGGTGTGGTCGCCGCGCTGCTGTCCCTCGCACTGGGCCAGGTCGTCTCCTACGTGAAGGCCCGCGCCCAGAGCCTGGGCCTGGACGCCGACGTCGGCATCGCCGAGCGCCTCGAGCGGCTGCTCATCGTGGGTGTCGGCGGCCTGCTCGGCGCCGCCGGCCTGGAGTGGGGCCTGCCCGCCGCGCTCTGGGTCCTCGCCGCGTTGTCGCTGGTCACCGTCCTGCAGCGCCTGATCCACGCCGCGAAGTCCGACGTCGTGCCGGTCGCGGACGGTCCCGCGTGA